TGTAGAACCGCTTGAAGGAAGAATCCTCATGGAGGTCAATCCCAACATCGCCTATGCTATGATGGACCGATTACTGGGAGGCAGGGGGACAAGCCACAATAAGGTCGATAGTTTAACAGAAATTGAGACCAGGATCATGTCAAACATGTTTGAGAAAGCCTTTGAAAACTTCAGGGAGGCATGGGGATCGATTTCTGATATAGATCCGCAGCTTTCAGAATTTGAAATCAATCCACAATTTTTGCAAATGGTTTCGCCAAATGAAACCGTCGTGGTCATCTCTTTGAATACCACGATCGGTGAAGCAAGCGGAATGATCAATATATGTATTCCGCATGTAGTCCTTGAGCCGATCATTCCTAAATTGTCAGTGAAATATTGGATGCAGTCAGACAAGAAACAGAGCTTGCCTATCGAAAATTCAATTCTGCAGAGTGAAATTCAAAAAGCTGACGTTTCAATTACAGCTGAAATAGGTTCGTCCGAAATCTCAATCCAGGATTTCCTGATGCTTGATATCGGTGATGTAATCGAATTGAACCAGCAGATTGACCAGCCTTTACTGATAAAAGTCGGAGATATCCCTAAATTTGTAGGACAGCCAGGGAAAGTGAACAAAAAATTAGCCATTCAAGTGTTTGATACATTTAAGGGGGGAGACGATGATGGTGAGCGATGACATGTTATCTCAAGATGAAATTGATGCGCTTCTAAAAGGAACTTCTAATGAGGAGGAACCAGGTGAAAGTGCGATTGATGTAGATGATTATTTTTCTTTTATGGAGAGAGATGCACTTGGTGAAATAGGGAATATTTCATTTGGCAGCTCTGCAACGGCCTTGTCTACACTCTTGAACCAAAAAGTGGAAATTAATACTCCAACGGTTACAGTTGTACACAAGACAAAACTTGAATCTGAATTTCCGGATCCTTATGTGGCCGTCCAGGTTCATTATACTGAAGGATTCATCGGCAGCAATATGCTTGTGATCCAGCAAAATGATGCAGCGATTATTGCGGATTTAATGCTTGGCGGAGATGGATTGAATCCAAGAGAACTGCTCGATGAGATTCAGCTGAGTGCAGTGCAGGAGGCCATGAATCAGATGATGGGTTCTGCTGCAACCTCGATGTCGACTGTATTTAGCAAGAGAGTGGATATTTCGCCTCCGAATATTAATTTGTTGAATGTTGCTGAAGGCGAAGGTACAGAGTCAATTCCTGAAGATGATATTTTAGTTAAGGTTTCCTTCTCATTAAAAATTGGCAGTTTAATTGATTCAAATATCATGCAGCTGCTGCCTGTAACTTTTGCAAAAAGTCTTGTAGATGAATTGCTGAATCCAGGAGGATCAGGGGCGGCCCAGCCAGAGGAAAGTACGCCTCAAAGCCCGCAGGAAAGCCACGCTCCAACAGAACAACATTCTTTTGAGCAGGGGCAGCAGCAAAACACTGTCCAACAGCAGGGTTATCAGCAACCAGAATATTATCCGCAGCAGGAGCAGGTTTTTTATCAGCCTCATGCCTCACAGAATATGCCACAAGGCTATGGATATAACCCTCAGACGATGCAGCAGGGACCACAGCATTTTGGCAATGTGATGACTGGAAGCCAGCCAACGGTCCAGCCAGCGGTCTTCTCCAGTTTCGATACGGTGCCTCAACAGCAGGCCGAAACAAAGAACCTGAATATGCTGCTTGATATTCCATTGCAGGTTACTGTGGAATTGGGCAGGACGAAAAGGTCGGTGAAGGATATTCTTGAACTGGGAGCAGGGTCAATCATTGAATTGGATAAGCTTGCAGGCGAACCTGTTGATATCTTAGTCAATAACCGACTGATCGCCCAGGGGGAAGTTGTCGTCATTGATGAGAACTTTGGAGTCCGGGTTACAGATATTATCAGCCAGAGCGATCGAATTAAAAAATTGAAATAATCTACAGGAGGAATTCTAATGGCGAACAAAATTTTAGTCGTTGATGATGCGGCTTTCATGAGAATGATGATTAAAGATATTTTGACCAAGAACGGTTTTGAGGTAGTTGCAGAAGCAGCTGATGGAGCTCAGGCGCTTGAAAAATATAAAGAGTTCCAGCCAGACCTTGTCACAATGGATATCACGATGCCGGAAATGGACGGAATCACATCATTGAAGGAAATTAAAAAGATCAATCCGAATGCCAAAGTAATTATGTGTTCAGCAATGGGCCAGCAGGCAATGGTCATTGATGCCATCCAGGCAGGAGCCAAAGATTTTATCGTAAAACCTTTCCAGGCGGACCGTGTTATTGAAGCTATTTCCAAAACTTTAGGTTAATGGACTATTTATCTTTTTTAGAGGGTGCGGCAATTGTTAAGACTAATCCGAACTGCCTCGACACTACTTTTCTTATTAGCTGCTCTGTTGGGCCCGATTGGCTTCGCTAACGCAGAGCAGCTGAATAAAAGTGTGCAGGACTGCATAAAAAAACCAGGGTCTTGTGATGATGGGCAGGCAGAAAAAACAGTAAACCAATCAGGTGAAGAAGGAACAAAGGTAGGAGTAAGTTTCCTGGATTTTGTCAGGATGATTTTTGCAACCGCATTTGTTGCGGCTTTATTATATTTCCTTCTCAGATTCATCAATAAAAAAAGCAGGTCTTTCAAAAGTTCCCAGCTTGTTGAAAATCTCGGTGGTACAAGCCTTGGAGCCAATAGATCGGTACAGATCGTCAAGGCGGGAAACCGGCTTTTGATCGTTGGAGTAGGCGAGAATATCCAGCTTTTAAGAGAAATAGACGATCCAGAAGAGTACAGTCAAGTCATCCAGGAGTATAACAATAAAATGGAACAGCTTATGCAGCCAAGCGATATTGTGACAAAGTTGCTTAAAAGAACGAATAAAGATGGCGACAATACACAGAATTCCAATTTTTCCGCATTGTTGAAGAGTCAGCTGAATGACATGGCGAGCGGAAGAAAGAAAATGCTAGCGGAGATGCAAAAGAAAGGGTCAGAGAAAAATGAATGAGTTCATGGAGTTTTTCAACGGCAGTGATGCGGAGAGTGTATCCACTTCTGTAAAGCTGATGCTATTGCTGACTGTCCTTTCTATTGCGCCAGGCATCTTGATTTTAATGACTAGTTTCACAAGAATCATCATCGTTCTTTCCTTTGTCAGAACGGCGCTTGCAACTCAGCAAATGCCGCCAAACCAGGTATTGGTAGGTCTAGCGATGTTCCTTTCGTTCTTCATCATGGCCCCAACTTTCCAGGAAGTGAACGAACAGGCCCTTACGCCATTATTTAATGAAGAAATCAACCTTGAGCAGGCTTATGAGAAAGCTTCGATTCCTTTTAAGGAGTTCATGAGCGCTCATACCAGGCAAAAGGATCTTGCATTGTTCCTTGAATATTCAAAGGCTGAAACTCCTGAATCGATCCAGGATATCCCGCTGACGGCACTGGTTCCGGCTTTTGCCATCAGTGAAATCAAGACTGCCTTTCAGATCGGATTTATGATTTTCATTCCTTTCCTGGTAATTGATATGGTAGTAGCGAGTGTCCTGATGTCTATGGGTATGATGATGCTGCCTCCGGTAATGATTTCATTGCCGTTCAAGATCCTCCTGTTCGTCATGGTGGATGGCTGGTATTTGGTCGTGAAATCGTTATTACAAAGTTTTTAAGCAGGTGATTGATAATGACATCAGAATCGGTAATTTCCATAGCCGAACGAGGAATATATACAGTTTTAATGATTTCAGGACCATTGCTGATATTGGCGCTTGTTGTTGGGTTGATCGTCAGTATCTTTCAGGCAACTACTCAAATCCAGGAACAGACACTGGCTTTCGTTCCAAAAATAGTGGCGGTCCTGGTGGGTGTGATTTTTTTCGGACCCTGGATGCTCAGCTATATGCTTTCCTATGCAACAGAGATTTTTTCGAATCTAACACGGTTCGTAGGCTGATAATATGCTAGATTTTATTCCTTCATTTCCTGCATTCCTGCTGATTTTTGTAAGGGTGACGTCATTTTTCTTAATGGTGCCGTTGTTTTCTTATCGGACGATCCCTGCAACGCATAAAATCGGACTTGGCTTCATGCTTTCAGTCATCATGTTTTCCGCAATTGGCGCTCCTGAGATTGCGATTGACAGCAATTACTTCCTTTTAGTTATCAAGGAGGCCATGGTTGGTTTGTTCATAGGGTTCATTGCTGCATTAATGATGTCTGCTATCCAGATTGCAGGCGGGTTCATTGATTTTCAGATGGGATTTGCCATTGCGAATGTCATCGATCCACAAACAGGAGCACAAAGCCCGTTGATGGGACAGTATTTATATACAATCGCACTTCTGTTTCTGCTGACAGTAAACGGCCATCACTTGTTAATGGACGGCATTTTTTATAGTTATAACTTTATACCGATCGACCAGCTGATGATTCCATTCGGAAACGAAAACATCGCCGAATTCATTATTCTTTCTTTTAATAAGATGTTCATTATTGCATTCCAGATGTCCCTGCCTGTTGTAGGCACCTTGTTTCTGGTAGACGTTGCCCTGGGTATAGTGGCCAGGACTGTTCCGCAGTTGAATATCTTCGTTGTTGGTCTGCCGATTAAAATCGGTGTCAGCTTTCTCGTTCTAATTGCGGTGATGGGTGTGCTGATCATGGTTATTTCAGATCTTGTTTCCACCACTCTGATGACAATGAGAGGATTGATGGAATTGATCGGAGGAGCTTAAAAATGAACTTTTTGACAATGGACCTTCAATATTTTGCAGGTGAAAAAACAGAGAAAGCAACTCCTAAAAAAAGACAGGATGCCCGGAAAAAAGGGCAGGTTGCCAAAAGCCAGGATGTAAATACCGCAATTGTTCTACTTGCCGTATTCCTGTTTTTGATGTTTTTTGGAAAGACGATGGTCGAAAGATTGATTGGAGTCCTTCGTCACGCGCTGCAAAATTATATGTTCATGGAATTGACAGCAAAGAATATTGAGTCGATTGTCATTGAAATATTATATGAACTTGCCTTTTTCCTCGGCCCCGTCATGATGGTCGCTTTGATTGCGGGCGTGGCAGCCAATTATATGCAGGTTGGCTTTATGTTTTCCACTGAAGCCATCCAGATGAAACTGGAGAAGATCAATCCGATCAGCGGCTTCAAGAGAATTTTTTCGATGAGGGCAATAGTTGAATTGCTCAAATCAATCCTTAAAATCACCTTCATTGGAGTGATCGCTTTTTCAGTCCTTTGGCTTAAAATGGAAGAAGTTTTGCTGCTGGCTAATAAAAGCGTTGGTGCAGCAA
The nucleotide sequence above comes from Mesobacillus jeotgali. Encoded proteins:
- a CDS encoding response regulator gives rise to the protein MANKILVVDDAAFMRMMIKDILTKNGFEVVAEAADGAQALEKYKEFQPDLVTMDITMPEMDGITSLKEIKKINPNAKVIMCSAMGQQAMVIDAIQAGAKDFIVKPFQADRVIEAISKTLG
- the fliM gene encoding flagellar motor switch protein FliM gives rise to the protein MSGEVLSQNEIDALLSALSTGEMDADELKKEQVEKRVKVYDFRRALRFSKDQIRSLTRIHENFARLLTTFFSAQLRTYVNISVASADQIPYEEFIRSIPKITILNVFDVEPLEGRILMEVNPNIAYAMMDRLLGGRGTSHNKVDSLTEIETRIMSNMFEKAFENFREAWGSISDIDPQLSEFEINPQFLQMVSPNETVVVISLNTTIGEASGMINICIPHVVLEPIIPKLSVKYWMQSDKKQSLPIENSILQSEIQKADVSITAEIGSSEISIQDFLMLDIGDVIELNQQIDQPLLIKVGDIPKFVGQPGKVNKKLAIQVFDTFKGGDDDGER
- the fliP gene encoding flagellar type III secretion system pore protein FliP (The bacterial flagellar biogenesis protein FliP forms a type III secretion system (T3SS)-type pore required for flagellar assembly.); protein product: MNEFMEFFNGSDAESVSTSVKLMLLLTVLSIAPGILILMTSFTRIIIVLSFVRTALATQQMPPNQVLVGLAMFLSFFIMAPTFQEVNEQALTPLFNEEINLEQAYEKASIPFKEFMSAHTRQKDLALFLEYSKAETPESIQDIPLTALVPAFAISEIKTAFQIGFMIFIPFLVIDMVVASVLMSMGMMMLPPVMISLPFKILLFVMVDGWYLVVKSLLQSF
- the fliY gene encoding flagellar motor switch phosphatase FliY, whose product is MVSDDMLSQDEIDALLKGTSNEEEPGESAIDVDDYFSFMERDALGEIGNISFGSSATALSTLLNQKVEINTPTVTVVHKTKLESEFPDPYVAVQVHYTEGFIGSNMLVIQQNDAAIIADLMLGGDGLNPRELLDEIQLSAVQEAMNQMMGSAATSMSTVFSKRVDISPPNINLLNVAEGEGTESIPEDDILVKVSFSLKIGSLIDSNIMQLLPVTFAKSLVDELLNPGGSGAAQPEESTPQSPQESHAPTEQHSFEQGQQQNTVQQQGYQQPEYYPQQEQVFYQPHASQNMPQGYGYNPQTMQQGPQHFGNVMTGSQPTVQPAVFSSFDTVPQQQAETKNLNMLLDIPLQVTVELGRTKRSVKDILELGAGSIIELDKLAGEPVDILVNNRLIAQGEVVVIDENFGVRVTDIISQSDRIKKLK
- a CDS encoding flagellar biosynthetic protein FliO, coding for MRQLLRLIRTASTLLFLLAALLGPIGFANAEQLNKSVQDCIKKPGSCDDGQAEKTVNQSGEEGTKVGVSFLDFVRMIFATAFVAALLYFLLRFINKKSRSFKSSQLVENLGGTSLGANRSVQIVKAGNRLLIVGVGENIQLLREIDDPEEYSQVIQEYNNKMEQLMQPSDIVTKLLKRTNKDGDNTQNSNFSALLKSQLNDMASGRKKMLAEMQKKGSEKNE
- the flhB gene encoding flagellar biosynthesis protein FlhB, whose product is MNFLTMDLQYFAGEKTEKATPKKRQDARKKGQVAKSQDVNTAIVLLAVFLFLMFFGKTMVERLIGVLRHALQNYMFMELTAKNIESIVIEILYELAFFLGPVMMVALIAGVAANYMQVGFMFSTEAIQMKLEKINPISGFKRIFSMRAIVELLKSILKITFIGVIAFSVLWLKMEEVLLLANKSVGAAIATIAGLTLQMGLFASGALLFLSLLDFMYQKYDFEKGIRMSKQDLKDEYKNIEGDPLIKSKIKQKQREMAMRRMMQEVPKADVVITNPTHYAIALKYDEEKADAPVVVAKGVDFVAQKIKLIAKENEIMSVENRPLARALYSQAEIGDAIPEEFFKAVAEILAYVYQTKNKVL
- the fliQ gene encoding flagellar biosynthesis protein FliQ, translated to MTSESVISIAERGIYTVLMISGPLLILALVVGLIVSIFQATTQIQEQTLAFVPKIVAVLVGVIFFGPWMLSYMLSYATEIFSNLTRFVG
- the fliR gene encoding flagellar biosynthetic protein FliR; protein product: MLDFIPSFPAFLLIFVRVTSFFLMVPLFSYRTIPATHKIGLGFMLSVIMFSAIGAPEIAIDSNYFLLVIKEAMVGLFIGFIAALMMSAIQIAGGFIDFQMGFAIANVIDPQTGAQSPLMGQYLYTIALLFLLTVNGHHLLMDGIFYSYNFIPIDQLMIPFGNENIAEFIILSFNKMFIIAFQMSLPVVGTLFLVDVALGIVARTVPQLNIFVVGLPIKIGVSFLVLIAVMGVLIMVISDLVSTTLMTMRGLMELIGGA